The Pseudomonas baetica genome includes a region encoding these proteins:
- a CDS encoding sterol desaturase/SRPBCC family protein: MRQTTEAFRSRYRAAIHPFYNPWLHGAFVLLFGVLAIGVFWSSVQRVSWLEWLTVPLTLVLFNFGVYMVHRHLGHHKKTFAKLFYARHAGDHHSFFTPGHMTYDSARDWRVILFPAWLIVIHTLLITLPLWWLFAQINANVAGLFGGCMVLGYLTYEVFHAAEHLPPHNPLTRLPWIRQMRRLHELHHRRERMQERNFNIVLPLMDYLFGTLYWEPEATPLSYSPMPMTRLQHPIDIAGEPIAVLAYAATVSRWPEWHPSSLKIEGPQGPLHAGARFEEDIHAGGREGHLRWEVTEYLPGRRWCARAQGDHGLSLLLTYECSADSERTRFVRTLDYRFESLGMRIANQLLLKRRIERESATSMLALRDRVTQHLAAMRASA; encoded by the coding sequence GTGAGGCAGACCACCGAGGCATTTCGCAGCCGCTATCGCGCGGCGATCCACCCGTTTTACAACCCGTGGCTGCACGGCGCCTTCGTGCTGCTGTTCGGTGTGCTGGCCATCGGCGTGTTCTGGAGTAGCGTACAGCGGGTGAGCTGGCTGGAATGGCTGACCGTGCCGCTGACCCTGGTGTTGTTCAACTTCGGCGTGTACATGGTTCATCGCCATCTCGGCCACCACAAAAAGACCTTCGCCAAACTGTTTTACGCCCGGCACGCGGGTGACCATCACAGCTTCTTCACCCCCGGCCACATGACCTACGACAGCGCGCGCGACTGGCGGGTAATTCTGTTCCCGGCATGGCTGATCGTGATTCACACGCTGCTGATCACCCTGCCGCTGTGGTGGCTGTTCGCACAGATCAACGCCAACGTCGCCGGTCTGTTCGGCGGCTGCATGGTGTTGGGTTACCTGACCTACGAGGTGTTTCACGCCGCCGAGCACCTGCCACCGCACAACCCGCTGACGCGCCTGCCATGGATCCGCCAGATGCGCCGCCTGCATGAACTGCATCACCGCCGCGAACGCATGCAGGAGCGCAATTTCAACATCGTCCTGCCGTTGATGGACTACCTGTTCGGCACCCTGTACTGGGAGCCGGAAGCCACCCCTTTGAGCTATTCGCCAATGCCCATGACCCGCCTGCAGCACCCGATCGACATTGCCGGCGAGCCGATCGCCGTGCTCGCCTATGCCGCCACGGTCAGCCGCTGGCCCGAGTGGCACCCGTCGTCGCTAAAGATCGAAGGCCCGCAAGGCCCGCTGCACGCCGGAGCGCGCTTCGAAGAAGACATACACGCCGGCGGGCGTGAAGGACATCTGCGCTGGGAGGTCACCGAATACCTGCCCGGCCGGCGCTGGTGTGCGCGGGCTCAGGGTGATCACGGCCTGTCGTTGCTGTTGACCTATGAGTGCTCGGCCGACAGTGAGCGCACGCGGTTTGTGCGCACCCTCGATTACCGCTTCGAAAGTCTGGGCATGCGCATCGCCAACCAACTGCTGCTCAAACGACGTATCGAGCGTGAGTCGGCCACGTCGATGCTGGCGCTGCGGGACCGGGTCACGCAGCACCTGGCAGCCATGAGGGCCAGCGCATGA
- a CDS encoding hybrid sensor histidine kinase/response regulator: protein MQFLSDSHGCDGWQGEMAGRICAFDWSLTELGPLNTWPTSLCSAVQMMLASPLPMVMLWGPAGYMIYNDAYSQFAGGRHPYLLGTPVELGWPEVAEFNRHVLDTCLAGGTLSFRNKELVLLRDGAPEDVWMDLYYSPVANDKGRPAGVMAMVVETTEFMHSERKRREAEQAYRADNERVRLALNAGALLGSFVWDVKNNVLSADERFARTFSYPPNQDLSDLPQHVTEAHIHPDDLPWVHDRVSHSMQTGEPYNAEFRVLRPDGGYRWVLASGACEFNEQGEAFRFPGVLIDIHERKTAEESLLKFTRNLEQRVADEVGARLAAEEQLRQSQKLESIGGLTGGVAHDFNNLLQVIAGNLHLLARHEPDNANVQRRVSASLAAVERGAKLSSQLLAFARRQPLTPAVCNPRQIFDGVGELLQRALGETIQIDMQLPQEPWHINVDRNQLENAILNLAINARDAMKGEGTIVLSATNTRLDPEFCAGKGLVSGEFVRVAVSDTGAGIAPQILEQVFEPFFTTKADGQGTGLGLSMVFGFVKQSGGHVEIDSTLGEGTRVQLYFPRSLRPIREESPSVGDQLGGGHETILVVEDNDAVRASAVELLREEGYRVLTAGNGDAAMQILLDGCEVDLIFTDVVMPGLIKSSDLAAWAKVQKPGVAVLFTSGHTRDIISRNHQLSPDTHLLGKPYGPEALLQMIRAVLND from the coding sequence ATGCAGTTTTTATCCGATAGCCACGGTTGTGACGGCTGGCAAGGCGAGATGGCCGGGCGCATCTGTGCGTTCGACTGGAGCCTGACCGAACTGGGGCCGCTCAATACCTGGCCCACCAGTCTGTGCAGCGCCGTGCAGATGATGCTCGCCTCGCCATTGCCGATGGTCATGCTCTGGGGGCCTGCCGGCTACATGATCTACAACGATGCCTATTCGCAGTTTGCCGGCGGTCGCCATCCGTATCTGCTCGGCACCCCGGTGGAACTGGGCTGGCCGGAGGTCGCCGAGTTCAACCGGCATGTGCTCGACACCTGTCTGGCGGGCGGTACCTTGTCGTTTCGCAACAAGGAGCTGGTGCTGCTGCGCGACGGGGCTCCCGAAGACGTCTGGATGGATCTGTATTACAGCCCGGTGGCCAACGATAAGGGACGGCCGGCCGGCGTGATGGCGATGGTGGTGGAAACCACCGAGTTCATGCATTCCGAGCGCAAGCGTCGGGAGGCCGAGCAAGCTTATCGCGCCGATAACGAGCGCGTGCGCCTGGCACTTAACGCCGGGGCGTTGCTCGGCTCGTTTGTCTGGGATGTGAAAAACAATGTCCTTTCTGCCGATGAGCGTTTCGCTCGCACTTTCTCGTATCCGCCGAATCAAGACCTGAGCGACCTGCCGCAACACGTCACCGAAGCGCACATTCATCCCGATGATCTGCCTTGGGTGCATGATCGCGTCAGCCACTCGATGCAGACCGGCGAGCCCTACAATGCCGAATTCCGTGTACTGCGTCCGGACGGCGGCTACAGGTGGGTGCTGGCCAGCGGCGCTTGCGAGTTCAACGAACAAGGCGAAGCGTTCCGTTTTCCCGGCGTGCTGATCGACATCCATGAACGCAAGACCGCTGAAGAGTCGCTGCTCAAATTCACTCGCAACCTCGAACAGCGAGTGGCCGATGAGGTCGGTGCACGATTGGCTGCCGAGGAACAATTGCGTCAGTCGCAGAAACTTGAATCCATTGGCGGGCTGACGGGGGGCGTCGCTCACGACTTCAATAACCTGTTGCAAGTGATCGCCGGCAACCTGCATCTGCTGGCCCGTCACGAACCGGACAACGCCAACGTGCAGCGCCGGGTCAGTGCCTCGCTGGCGGCGGTCGAGCGGGGTGCCAAGTTGTCTTCGCAATTGCTCGCGTTCGCCCGACGTCAACCGTTGACCCCCGCGGTGTGCAATCCTCGGCAGATTTTCGACGGCGTTGGCGAATTGCTGCAGAGGGCTTTGGGTGAAACCATTCAGATCGATATGCAGTTGCCGCAGGAACCGTGGCACATCAACGTCGACCGTAATCAGTTGGAAAACGCCATTCTCAACCTGGCGATCAATGCCCGCGATGCAATGAAGGGCGAGGGCACCATCGTGCTCAGTGCCACCAACACTCGACTCGACCCTGAGTTTTGTGCCGGTAAAGGTCTGGTGTCCGGAGAGTTCGTCAGGGTTGCTGTCAGCGATACCGGTGCCGGGATCGCGCCGCAGATTCTCGAGCAGGTATTTGAACCGTTCTTCACCACCAAAGCTGACGGCCAAGGCACCGGCCTGGGTCTGAGCATGGTCTTTGGTTTCGTCAAACAAAGCGGTGGCCATGTCGAGATCGACAGCACGCTCGGCGAGGGCACTCGGGTGCAGTTGTACTTCCCGCGCAGCCTGCGTCCGATCCGCGAAGAATCACCGAGCGTCGGCGATCAGTTGGGCGGTGGTCACGAGACGATTCTGGTGGTCGAAGATAACGACGCGGTGCGCGCCTCGGCGGTCGAATTGCTGCGCGAAGAGGGTTACCGCGTGTTGACTGCAGGCAACGGTGACGCCGCAATGCAAATACTGCTCGATGGCTGTGAAGTGGATCTGATTTTCACCGACGTGGTCATGCCGGGACTGATCAAGAGTTCAGATCTGGCCGCGTGGGCCAAGGTGCAGAAACCTGGCGTGGCGGTTCTGTTCACCTCCGGGCACACCCGCGACATCATCTCGCGCAATCATCAACTCAGCCCCGACACGCATCTGCTCGGCAAACCTTATGGCCCGGAAGCCTTGTTGCAGATGATTCGTGCGGTGCTTAACGACTGA
- a CDS encoding LysR family transcriptional regulator, with product MDIDLARTFLEIVRHGSLAAAAQKLFVTQTAITARVQKLESQLGSTLFVRNRAGAKLTANGEAFVIYANQLVQTWEAARRDLPLPEGYHNVLHIGGEVSLCNPLMLSWAAELREKIPSHALRMEIRDGENLLRQLELGVLDAALVYQPEYWPGLQVEQVLEEKLILVRSTERPDPYVYIDWGPDFRRQHDAALPEKAKAALSFNLGPLALQYILEHGGSGYFRTRVVRTYLETGALEAVSKAPEFGYPTYLVYSRDRDSTTLQQAFDLLREVIRTDDDWSQRWNPLS from the coding sequence ATGGACATCGACCTCGCCCGCACCTTTCTGGAAATCGTCCGCCACGGCAGCCTCGCCGCCGCGGCACAAAAGTTGTTCGTCACGCAAACGGCGATCACCGCCCGTGTCCAGAAACTCGAAAGCCAGTTGGGCAGTACCCTGTTCGTGCGCAACCGCGCCGGGGCGAAGCTGACGGCCAATGGCGAAGCCTTCGTCATCTACGCCAATCAACTGGTGCAGACCTGGGAGGCGGCGCGGCGCGACCTGCCGCTGCCCGAGGGTTATCACAACGTGCTGCACATTGGCGGCGAAGTCAGCCTGTGCAACCCGTTGATGCTCAGTTGGGCTGCCGAACTGCGCGAGAAGATCCCTAGCCACGCCCTGCGCATGGAAATCCGCGACGGTGAAAACCTGCTGCGCCAACTCGAACTCGGTGTGCTGGACGCAGCACTGGTCTATCAGCCGGAATACTGGCCCGGCCTGCAGGTCGAGCAGGTGCTGGAAGAAAAACTGATCCTGGTGCGCTCAACTGAGCGCCCCGATCCCTACGTGTACATCGACTGGGGCCCGGATTTCCGGCGCCAGCACGATGCCGCCCTGCCGGAGAAAGCCAAAGCGGCGCTGAGTTTCAATCTCGGCCCGTTGGCCCTGCAGTACATTCTCGAACACGGCGGCAGCGGCTACTTCCGCACTCGCGTCGTGCGCACCTATCTGGAAACCGGCGCACTGGAGGCGGTGAGCAAAGCCCCGGAATTCGGCTATCCAACCTATCTGGTGTATTCACGCGACCGCGACTCGACGACGTTGCAGCAGGCCTTCGATCTGCTACGTGAAGTGATCCGCACTGATGACGACTGGTCGCAACGCTGGAATCCGTTGAGCTGA
- a CDS encoding SMP-30/gluconolactonase/LRE family protein has translation MKLRRMAGLLIVVVIGFLLLMPTHVEPVAWKPSPAPSLSEGVYADNQRLKAVEQVGPSDIEGPEALLLESDFLITGLHDGRLIRTSLDGTQRKVLADTGGRPLGLARHPNGLLVIADGVKGLLSLDAQGQLIPLTTAANGLAFGFTDDVAIDKSGHYAYFSDASSRWGYGHDGEAIIEHGGDGRLLRYDFQTGKTSVLLDKLEFANGVTLGPDDAYVLVNETGAYRISRYWLTGPKAGTHDLFIDNLPGLPDNLAFNGRDRFWVALYAPRNALLDGTAQYPFVRKMIVRALTVLPKPVEKRGFVLGLDLQGKVIANLQDASSGNYSPITTVREYGDWLYFGSLKARHMARLPLADALK, from the coding sequence ATGAAGTTACGGCGAATGGCAGGGCTGCTGATTGTCGTCGTCATCGGGTTTTTATTGCTGATGCCCACCCACGTTGAGCCCGTCGCCTGGAAACCGTCGCCGGCGCCGTCCCTCAGCGAAGGCGTCTACGCGGACAACCAGCGCCTCAAAGCTGTCGAGCAAGTCGGACCGAGTGACATCGAAGGTCCGGAAGCCCTGTTGCTGGAGAGCGATTTCCTGATCACCGGGCTGCATGACGGGCGACTGATCCGCACCAGCCTCGATGGCACGCAGCGCAAAGTGCTGGCCGACACTGGCGGGCGTCCACTGGGTCTTGCGCGGCACCCCAATGGTCTGTTGGTGATCGCTGACGGGGTCAAAGGCTTGCTCTCGCTCGATGCGCAAGGTCAATTGATTCCCTTGACCACCGCGGCGAACGGCCTGGCATTTGGTTTTACCGATGATGTGGCCATCGACAAGTCCGGGCATTACGCCTATTTCAGTGATGCCAGCAGCCGCTGGGGCTACGGCCACGATGGCGAGGCGATCATCGAGCACGGCGGCGACGGGCGCCTGCTGCGTTATGACTTCCAGACCGGCAAGACCAGTGTGCTGCTGGACAAACTGGAGTTCGCCAACGGCGTGACCCTCGGCCCGGATGACGCCTACGTCCTGGTCAACGAAACCGGTGCCTATCGCATCAGTCGCTACTGGCTGACCGGCCCGAAAGCAGGCACTCACGACCTGTTCATCGATAACTTGCCGGGGCTACCGGACAACCTCGCCTTCAATGGTCGCGACCGGTTCTGGGTGGCGCTGTATGCACCGCGCAATGCCTTGCTCGATGGCACTGCCCAATACCCGTTCGTGCGCAAAATGATCGTGCGGGCGCTGACCGTATTGCCCAAACCGGTGGAAAAGCGCGGGTTTGTGCTGGGGCTGGATCTTCAGGGCAAGGTGATCGCCAATCTGCAGGACGCGAGCAGTGGCAATTATTCACCGATCACGACCGTGCGCGAGTATGGGGATTGGTTGTATTTCGGGTCGTTGAAGGCGAGGCACATGGCGCGGTTGCCGTTGGCTGATGCCCTGAAGTAA
- a CDS encoding excinuclease ABC subunit UvrA, which produces MTSKRTSKAPACMVRVRGAREHNLKNVDVDIPRDALVVFTGVSGSGKSSLAFSTLYAEAQRRYFESVAPYARRLIDQVGVPDVDSIEGLPPAVALQQQRGTPSTRSSVGSVTTLSSLIRMLYSRAGSYPPGQAMLYAEDFSPNTPQGACPQCHGLGRVYEVTEALMVPDPNLTIRQRAVASWPLAWQGQNLRDILVTMGIDVDIPWRKLPKKQRDWILFTEETPTVPVYAGLTPEETRVALKRKMEPSYQGTFTGARRYILHTFTHSQSALMKKRVSQFMLGSPCPLCEGKRLKREALSVTFAGYDIGELSQMPLLQVAEVLRPVAAASYLEHAEDTGDTLSHAQTREARQLRVAHGASGHAGAPDVRHTPNLSLEKRLAAQRIAEDLLERVSTLTDLGLGYLALERSTPTLSSGELQRLRLATQLGSQLFGVIYVLDEPSAGLHPADGEALFEALQRLKADGNTLFVVEHDLETMRRADWLIDVGPAAGEKGGQVLYSGPPAGLAEIDESQTRAYLFAEQQTSTRAARKPSGWLKLDGISRNNLNNLSAEFPLGCFTSVTGVSGSGKSSLVSQALLELVGAQLGRPTVDAEPEELSLEDDAPQVSSGQVTAGLESIKRLVQVDQKPIGRTPRSNLATYTGLFDNVRKLFAATPEAQAAGYDAGQFSFNVAKGRCPTCEGEGFVSVELLFMPSVYASCPTCHGARYNPQTLAIVWEGLSIAQVLQLTVDEAVTVFAGQPGIRRSLEVLRDIGLGYLRLGQPATELSGGEAQRIKLATELQRNQRGATLYVLDEPTTGLHPRDVDRLLEQLDNLVTAGHTVIVVEHEMRVVAQSDWVIDIGPGAGDQGGRIVVAGTPQKVAASKKSRTAPFLARALSR; this is translated from the coding sequence ATGACTTCCAAACGCACCTCCAAAGCGCCCGCCTGCATGGTCCGGGTGCGCGGCGCCCGCGAGCACAACCTGAAGAACGTCGACGTCGACATCCCCCGCGATGCTCTGGTGGTGTTCACCGGCGTGTCCGGATCGGGCAAGTCGTCGCTGGCGTTTTCGACGTTGTATGCCGAAGCCCAAAGGCGCTATTTCGAGTCGGTGGCGCCGTATGCGCGACGGTTGATCGACCAGGTCGGCGTGCCAGATGTCGATTCCATCGAAGGGCTGCCGCCCGCCGTGGCCCTGCAACAGCAGCGTGGCACGCCGAGCACGCGCTCGTCAGTGGGCAGCGTGACGACCTTGTCGAGCCTGATCCGCATGCTCTATTCCCGCGCCGGCAGTTACCCGCCGGGGCAGGCGATGTTGTACGCCGAGGACTTTTCACCGAATACGCCGCAGGGCGCCTGCCCGCAGTGTCATGGCCTCGGGCGGGTCTATGAAGTCACTGAAGCGCTGATGGTGCCCGACCCGAACCTGACCATCCGCCAGCGCGCCGTGGCGTCCTGGCCGCTGGCGTGGCAGGGGCAGAACCTGCGCGACATCCTCGTGACCATGGGCATCGACGTCGATATCCCGTGGCGCAAGCTGCCGAAAAAGCAGCGCGACTGGATTCTGTTCACCGAAGAAACCCCGACCGTGCCGGTGTACGCCGGACTGACGCCGGAAGAAACCCGCGTCGCCCTCAAGCGCAAGATGGAGCCGAGCTATCAGGGCACGTTCACCGGCGCCCGGCGTTACATCCTGCACACCTTCACCCACTCGCAAAGTGCGCTGATGAAGAAGCGTGTTTCGCAGTTCATGCTCGGTAGCCCGTGTCCGCTGTGCGAAGGCAAACGCCTGAAGCGCGAGGCACTCTCGGTGACGTTTGCCGGCTATGACATTGGTGAGCTGTCGCAGATGCCGTTGCTGCAAGTGGCCGAAGTGCTGCGCCCAGTGGCGGCGGCCAGTTACCTGGAACATGCCGAGGATACCGGCGACACCTTGAGTCACGCGCAAACCCGCGAGGCCCGCCAGCTGCGCGTTGCGCACGGCGCCAGTGGCCATGCCGGCGCGCCGGATGTGCGCCACACACCGAACCTGTCATTGGAAAAACGTCTGGCGGCGCAGCGCATTGCCGAGGACCTGCTGGAGCGGGTCAGCACGCTGACCGATCTGGGCCTGGGCTATCTGGCGCTGGAGCGCAGCACGCCGACCTTGTCGTCCGGTGAATTGCAGCGTTTGCGCCTGGCCACGCAGTTGGGCTCGCAGTTGTTCGGCGTGATTTACGTGCTCGACGAGCCTTCCGCCGGTCTGCACCCAGCCGATGGCGAGGCACTGTTCGAGGCCTTGCAGCGGCTCAAGGCCGATGGCAACACGCTATTTGTGGTCGAGCATGATCTGGAAACCATGCGCCGCGCCGACTGGTTGATCGACGTTGGCCCGGCGGCGGGCGAGAAGGGTGGGCAGGTGCTGTACAGCGGCCCGCCAGCGGGTCTGGCCGAGATCGACGAGTCGCAGACCCGCGCCTACCTGTTCGCTGAGCAGCAAACTTCGACACGGGCGGCGCGCAAGCCTTCGGGGTGGCTGAAACTGGACGGCATCAGTCGCAATAACCTCAACAACCTCAGTGCTGAATTTCCTTTGGGTTGCTTTACCTCGGTGACCGGTGTGTCCGGTTCGGGCAAGTCGAGTCTGGTCAGCCAAGCGTTGCTGGAGCTGGTCGGCGCGCAATTGGGGCGCCCGACTGTGGATGCCGAACCTGAAGAGCTCAGCCTTGAGGACGATGCACCGCAGGTCAGCAGCGGTCAGGTCACGGCCGGGCTGGAATCGATCAAGCGGTTGGTGCAGGTCGACCAGAAGCCCATTGGCCGCACGCCACGTTCCAACCTGGCGACTTACACCGGGCTGTTCGACAACGTGCGCAAACTGTTCGCCGCCACGCCCGAGGCGCAGGCGGCGGGTTATGACGCCGGACAATTTTCCTTCAACGTCGCCAAGGGTCGTTGCCCGACGTGTGAGGGTGAAGGGTTTGTCAGCGTCGAATTGTTGTTCATGCCCAGCGTGTACGCGTCATGCCCGACGTGTCATGGCGCTCGTTACAACCCGCAAACGCTGGCGATTGTCTGGGAAGGTTTGAGCATCGCCCAAGTGCTGCAATTGACCGTCGATGAAGCGGTGACGGTGTTTGCCGGGCAACCGGGGATTCGCCGTTCGCTGGAAGTGTTGCGGGACATTGGCCTGGGTTACTTGCGCCTCGGCCAACCGGCCACGGAACTGTCCGGCGGTGAGGCGCAGCGGATCAAACTGGCCACCGAACTGCAACGCAACCAGCGTGGCGCGACCTTGTATGTGCTGGATGAACCGACCACCGGCCTGCACCCGCGGGATGTCGATCGGTTGCTGGAGCAACTGGATAACCTGGTGACGGCGGGGCACACCGTGATCGTGGTCGAACATGAAATGCGCGTGGTCGCGCAGAGCGACTGGGTGATCGACATCGGCCCGGGGGCGGGGGATCAGGGCGGCAGGATTGTGGTGGCGGGTACACCGCAGAAGGTTGCGGCGAGCAAAAAGAGCCGCACGGCGCCGTTTCTCGCTCGCGCATTGAGCCGGTAA
- a CDS encoding DUF4142 domain-containing protein, whose translation MDGFNLRHLFLAVALSTGMGSAFAATDNDFVDNAAAGGIAEIETSRLALEKSQSADIKKFAEMMITDHGKANDELATIAKAHDIEVPDTTTLVKQAKEKILDMRDESFDAAYANNQVKAHEDTIELFKKQANTVTDDKVKGATELKAFAQKMLPALEKHLAAAKELQAKHPSK comes from the coding sequence ATGGACGGATTCAACCTGCGTCATCTCTTTCTGGCTGTCGCTTTGAGCACTGGCATGGGCAGCGCATTCGCCGCCACTGACAACGATTTCGTCGATAACGCTGCCGCCGGTGGCATCGCCGAAATCGAAACCAGCCGACTGGCCCTGGAAAAAAGCCAATCGGCCGACATCAAGAAGTTTGCCGAAATGATGATCACCGACCATGGCAAAGCCAACGATGAGTTGGCGACGATTGCCAAGGCCCACGACATCGAAGTGCCGGACACCACCACGCTGGTCAAACAGGCCAAGGAGAAAATCCTCGACATGCGCGACGAGTCCTTCGACGCGGCCTACGCCAACAATCAGGTCAAGGCCCACGAAGACACCATCGAGCTGTTCAAGAAGCAGGCCAATACTGTGACGGACGACAAGGTCAAAGGCGCCACCGAGCTGAAAGCCTTCGCGCAGAAAATGTTGCCAGCACTGGAAAAACATCTGGCAGCGGCGAAGGAATTGCAGGCCAAGCATCCGAGCAAATAG
- a CDS encoding DUF465 domain-containing protein → MPVPHDLFQDLSCTKEEIQQKRTQDPRLDSLINKYSQADADVVKAETATSDAPSDDVLKKLKEKRLKVKDEIVTHLQAPS, encoded by the coding sequence ATGCCGGTTCCCCATGACCTGTTTCAGGACTTGAGTTGCACGAAGGAAGAGATCCAGCAAAAACGCACCCAGGATCCACGACTGGATTCACTGATCAACAAGTATTCCCAGGCTGACGCCGACGTGGTCAAGGCCGAAACCGCCACCTCGGACGCACCCAGTGATGACGTATTGAAAAAGCTGAAAGAGAAGCGGCTGAAGGTCAAGGACGAGATCGTCACTCACTTGCAGGCCCCGAGCTGA
- a CDS encoding GntR family transcriptional regulator has product MTEKKPETTVDRVYQGVYEAISKRSLRPGMKLGEASLAELFNVSRTSVRAALKQLEADGLVTTEPNKGASVSLPSNEEIRSLFETRRLIEIGIVTELCRRKDIAAMQVLREHLLLEDEAHAAGDHPRLIYLLGEFHLKLARSLDNPVLLDWFQKLISRASLYIAALDDDSHEACRDNEHLRLIEYIEAGNQSAAIELTCTHLNGIEKAILDVAAKMKTGYHPLKHLIGV; this is encoded by the coding sequence GTGACCGAGAAGAAACCGGAAACCACGGTCGACCGCGTCTACCAAGGGGTTTACGAGGCGATCAGCAAGCGTTCGCTACGCCCGGGAATGAAACTGGGCGAGGCCTCGCTGGCCGAGTTGTTTAATGTCAGCCGCACGTCGGTGCGTGCCGCACTCAAGCAACTGGAGGCCGATGGACTGGTGACCACCGAGCCCAATAAAGGTGCATCGGTGTCGTTGCCGAGCAACGAAGAGATCCGCTCACTGTTCGAAACCCGGCGCCTGATCGAGATCGGTATTGTCACCGAGTTATGCCGACGCAAGGACATTGCCGCCATGCAGGTCCTGCGCGAACACCTGCTGCTGGAGGATGAGGCCCACGCGGCCGGCGATCACCCGCGGCTGATCTACCTGCTCGGCGAGTTCCACCTCAAGCTGGCCCGCAGCCTTGACAACCCGGTGTTGCTCGACTGGTTCCAGAAGCTGATTTCCCGCGCCTCGCTGTACATTGCCGCGCTGGACGACGACAGCCATGAAGCCTGTCGCGACAATGAACATCTGCGCCTGATCGAGTACATCGAGGCCGGTAATCAGAGCGCCGCGATCGAGTTGACCTGCACGCATTTGAACGGCATCGAGAAGGCGATTCTGGACGTCGCCGCCAAGATGAAAACTGGCTACCATCCGCTCAAACACCTGATCGGTGTGTAA
- a CDS encoding DUF799 domain-containing protein: MISRAVKLLGAALALTVLGGCVAPKSVDYSAYKQARPKSILVLPPLNTSPDVKASYSLLSQVTFPLAEAGYYVLPITLVDETFRQNGLTTPDDIHQAPANKLQEIFGADAALYITVTEYGTRYMVISSETAVTATAKLVDLKSGTTLWTGSARASSEEGNNNGGGGLIGMLITAAVKQIINSSTDAGYPIAGVASNRLLSAGHPAGLLYGPRSPKYGTD, translated from the coding sequence ATGATCTCGCGTGCAGTAAAACTGCTGGGCGCGGCTTTGGCGCTGACCGTACTCGGTGGCTGTGTGGCCCCCAAGAGCGTGGATTATTCGGCGTACAAACAGGCACGCCCGAAAAGCATTCTGGTGCTGCCGCCGCTGAACACCTCTCCGGACGTCAAGGCCTCTTACAGCCTGTTGTCACAGGTGACGTTTCCGCTGGCCGAGGCCGGTTACTACGTGCTGCCGATCACGCTGGTGGATGAAACCTTCCGCCAGAACGGCCTGACCACCCCGGATGACATTCATCAGGCGCCGGCCAACAAACTGCAGGAAATCTTCGGCGCCGATGCGGCGCTGTACATCACCGTGACCGAATACGGTACGCGTTACATGGTCATCAGCAGCGAAACTGCAGTGACGGCGACGGCGAAACTGGTCGACCTGAAGTCCGGCACCACCTTGTGGACCGGCTCCGCTCGGGCGTCGAGCGAAGAGGGCAACAACAACGGTGGTGGCGGTCTGATCGGCATGCTGATCACGGCGGCGGTAAAGCAGATCATCAACAGCTCCACCGATGCCGGTTATCCGATTGCCGGTGTGGCCAGCAATCGTCTGTTGTCGGCCGGACATCCAGCGGGGCTGCTGTATGGGCCGCGCTCGCCGAAATACGGCACGGACTGA